GCCTGATCTTTAGTTTGAACTGACTTGTCTTGTGTTATGAGTTAAACTTGCATGTATTAATACATATTTAATGTTCTTTTCAGGTTATATTCCAAAAATTCAGAATATCTTATGATGAGATAGTCAATGACCTATGTCCGGTAAAATCTGAATGCTTGGAACCTACTTTATTGAATCTCTCGTATTTTTCTTGGAACCTACTTTATTGAATCTCTCGTATTTTTCATGTTCTACTTCCTTTCACTTCATTTGCAAAGTATGGAGGCATCTTGTTTCTAATACAAGTTCTATTGTAAATGCTTGTAGATCTTGAGCGTTCAACAACTCTACAGAATTTGTACACAATACTGGGATGACAAGTATAATACCCAAAGTGTTTCGTCAGATGTGAGTTCCTTTTCTGAAGAGAAGTTCCTTGTATAAAAATTCAGAATTTCCTAGTTGTATGGAATATGCTGATACTCATCACTCACCACCTGATGCGTTTTTTTTTACATGGTAttcaaggcaaaaaaaaaaaggaaactaaCTTGACTATAATTTTTCAGGTTCTTAGTAATATGCGGGTGCTAATGACAGAGGATTCTAACAATGCTGAAAGCAGTTCATTTCTGTTGGATGATAATTCAAGGTATCAAATGTACCTTTTCACTCAACTGCTGCATTATCCTGAATAATATCATAATCTCAACTCATATTTTCTGCAATGCAGCATCCCGTTCTCGGTGGATGATATCACGAACTCAATGCAAGAGAAGGATTTCTCAGATATGAAACCAGCCGAGGAGCTACTCGAGAACCCTGCCTTCCAGTTTTTACAGGACTAGGGCTTGTGACGCCTCGAGCTTTATACTGCTAGATATGTTGTCAGATCATTTCTTGATTTGTTGTAAATTTTTCAGTCCTTTCTACCCCATATGTGCCGTTGTTtagctatcttttcttttcagcTAGTTTTTTGTAAAATCCATATAGGTATTTGTTAGGGTTGGGATGGGATTCCCCCCTCACAGTTAGAAAAAGCCGTATCTTTTGAAGCGGGGCAAATGATTCTTTGTAGGGCAACATCAAATCAATCTTTTACCCAATGGTGGTAAGGAGGGGGGGAGGGGCAATGTTAGCAGCCTCTCCCCGGCTATAGATTTTGTAAATTATACTGTAAATCAACAgtgcaaggaaaaagaaaggaaagccGTATACCAAATGCAGTTATGTTGGTGGCATATATACTGTCGGTGTCTTGTTGTGTCCGAACCGTGTGTGACTGCTTAGTGTAATGCCATTCTTCATGTGGTGTGCGTGGGTGGACGTGCTTGAGTTGCTCCGGAGCAGATGCTGCATTCTCGGCTATATTCTGCTTTGCGTTATTCGGCGACTATATTCTGCTTTGCGTTATTCGGCGGCTATATTCTGCTTTGCGTTATTCGGTGACTTGTTCAGCTCCGCGGAGATGTTGCGCGATTAGACTAGGGTGGTAACTGGTAAGGAGCAGTAGCTTCTCCCCGATTATTATTGATTGGATTGTGTGCATCATACTGTAAATCGATGGACAgtgcaagaaaaaaaaggaaggagACACATAAACAAAATGCAGTATTATGTTGATGACTGTCGTTTGTCTTGTGGCTGGTCCGCATGTTGTTGCACGGTGTGAGGAGGGTTCATGACCTGAGTGACGTCTTTGACTCTGCTCGTGCGGTGTGCCCTCAAATCAATGCTGGTGGCCTTTGCTGGATGCAAGTACCCAAGAGCAGACGCGTAAATGGTTTGCTGGACTTTTCAAAAAAGAAGTTGTTTGCTGGGGTCTACTACTACTAGTAGTAAAAGAGATCGCAGTAGAGCGGCACTATAGCACGGAGCTGAAACGAAGCAGTTTTGCCTGCAGGAGGAGTAAAGCCGCTGAAGCTGCGGGAGGGTGACTTCACCGGCTCCGTGACAAACAGACCCTTTCTTTTCCCTCCGGCTCCGCCCGGCCTCGTGTCCTTTCCTGTTCGTTGGCGGGCGGGAGCGGGAGCCTCCCcccgaaaaaaaaaaggatggctccctcccctccccccgccATCGGATTTCGAAGGTTCGGGTTCGTGCGCACACATGCCCAAAACAACCACCAAACATTCCCCGGGAGGCAGAAACAAACCAAACTTTCCCAAGTTACCCCTCCCAGGAGGCCCCACCCGCGCGTACGATCAGGGGCACCCCCGTCCGTCCGCACGACGCTGCTGACTGCtcctccttttctctctcttcccctgCCTGAAAAGGGGGGCACTACCAGCAGCAGGTCCCTTTCAATCCATCCCGCGTTCCTTCGTCGCCGCCCGAATCTTCCATCCGTCCCCAATCCGCCGCCGAGCCTGCGCGATCGGGAGAATGGTAGGGCCCCAGATTTCTTCTCGGTTTGCTCTTCTGCGTGCGCTGATTGCCGTTTCGTTTTTTGGCAAGCGGTTGTTGGGTTTGGTGAGAATTGTTTGGTTCTTCTCggaaggagagaggaaagaGACATCACCCTTGCTTCGCTTCGCTTCGCTGTGGGAAAAAaaggcgcgcgcggccgccttGTTCCCCGCCTCCCCATCCGAATTCTTCCCTCCTCCGATTTCTCCCCATTCCTCGGCGGCAGGGCAGCGCTCgcgtcaccggagcctccgctTGTTCCTCGAATCATCCTTCCAATGATACTGCGCTGCCGTGGACCAGGGGATCCATCCGGACTTGCTCCATTTTTTATTCTGTTCGTGAGTAGCCCTACCTTGCTTGCGCGGATTGTTCTACGTTCCTTTCTTTGCGTCACACCATTCGGTTAGCTGAggattttattattattttggctGTGGCAATCCGTAGTTCGATTAGGTCCATCTTCGTCAGCGCTTAAGGGGTCGATCCATCCGACTTGAGGTACCAATTCCTGATACCCAATTTAAGTGCCAGTGCATTTTGTTTCCTATAAGATTTTGGGGATTCAACTGAACTCCCAACGCCCCACTTGAGTTCTGGGTTGGTGTGTGAATTACAATTCAGCGATGATGCTCGCAAGGGCAAGTCCAGTAATTTCCTGAATCAGCAATAGTCATGCCCATGTAATGCAtctgagcaaaaaaaaaatgctgcaGTGCTTACTCTATGGCGAGTAGTGGGTTCAGGAGCCTCCCTTCTGGAACAAGTGGAATTGGATTATCATCTTTCTCCAGAGGTGTTAGCCTTTATTCTATTTGGAAGATTGAAATCTGTGCTGTAGGTCCAGTCAACTGATGCACAGAACTAGCTGTGTGAGAGGGGAAACAAAATTTTGTTTTGTGTTTCCAGTTAGGAGAGTAGTTCTATCATCACTAATATGTTGATCCATAAGGGCTTGTCTGAGTGAAAAACAGATAAGGTTGAGTATATGACACTCACCTTGCAACCACACTAATATGTGCAGGAGAATGATTGAGGTGTAAATCATGAAAAGGAATGGTGGCTTCATTCTATATGATAGTCTCTCTTGCTTTATAACCTTTTGTTCtaagtttcacaatttttttcagCACAACTTTACAATTGCTGGGCCTGGGGCTCTACTTACAGCTTATCACTTGTCTCTTTGCAGTGAACACAGGTAGAACAAATCTGATACACTTGGCAGGCTTTACTTTCCATCACACGTGCACATTTCAGAACGACTTCCAAGATCATGATAACCTACAAGAGGAAGCGGATTACCTCACAAGACCATACTGCTGATGACACAGTTTGTGATTCATCCCCTGCTGCTTCCAGTAATGTAGTTGCCAGCAATTTACCCCCAAAGTTTGAGGCGCATGCTGAGAACACCATTGCAAACGAAGATAATTTTGTGAGAATTCTGTcttgtttctcttcctgtttATATTGCTACTTGACGTTGTAGAGAGATAGGcaaaacaccacacaccctttgggggggggggggttgacctCTTGTATATATAGGCCGTATAGGCTTGGATTACAAGTCAGTTACATGACTTATACAAGTCGAATACAGCTATAGTAGACGTCATCTCTACCACATGTGATTATCTAGGTTGGTTATTGCTGTTCCCACATTCCTTAAAAGGCATAATATAACTTATGACTTTTTTGGGGCATGGAATTTGTGGTGTTATATTGATATTTGCATCTAAAGGTGTTAATTGCTACATGTTTTCATCAATTGTCTGTGTGTGCCTTGAAAAACTCACTAAACCTGATATCCTCTAAAGGGATCCTTGATAGTTATATGTTCTGAAAAACTGGTAGCAATTAGTTTCCATCTTTGATATCACTGATGGGTGTTCAGGTTTCTTCTTCCATCTACTTTCTCGTCTGATTCCCTTTTCTCATCTGGAATGATTGGCAGGTTACTCCTGTAAAGCAACAGCGTTTGTCAATGCAAAAAAGCATTAAAGAAGAATGTGAACCAGATAGAGGGAAAAATGAGTTACAGGTATCATCACCACAGAAAGAGCAACCTGAGATTTATTCTGCCATGATTACCGCAGCGGCGCAGAGCGAATTATTGCAATGCAGCGAGGACACAAATAATCAAATTCCTGTTTCAAGTTCTGTGTCTGATCTCATGTATGCTGATGGAACAGTTGGTCACACAAAAGATTCAAATACCTCTGCCATTGTGGAAACAAATTCTCATAAGTTGCCAGAAAGTACTATGAGATCTCGCCAATGTAAAAATAGGTTTAGCCCTCTGCTTACCTTTCGCAGGCGAGCtaaaaagaaaattaatttgGATGAACCAACAGAGGAAATTTGTTCACCAGACAACAAGAAACAATGTTCAACACTGACATGTAGCCAACCAAGCTCGTCAACTAATGGTACACCGTTGCTCAAATATACTGCTGGAGACCCTTTGGATACTGAGGATAAGGTATTTTTTTACCCTCATCTTCCCCTGTACCTGTACAATGATGCAAAATGGCACGTTTTTTTTAATTATCTTTCTTCACATTTCCTGCCTTATGCCTTACTTTAGTTGTCTGTGTGTCGGTGGGTGTGGGTGTGGTTGTGAGCTGGAATTGTACCAAGGTATGAAGTCTGTAATCTAAGCTATGAGGGTCAGATGCTAGATGAGTGATCTAATGCACTTCTtttaaacacacaaaaacaaaactGTAACTATACTAAGCAATAACTTAGTCGTAGAAGTTGTTTTTTATCTTACTTTGCTACATGAAGTGCCAAGAACATAACAAAGCAGAAAGGACCTTCTATACAGGGTGCATCTGTATCTGCTACTTTCAGTACCTTGTACTATTGAAATGATGTTTTATTGTCTGGAAATATTTTGATAGTTAAAAAGACTTTCAAAATTAACCAGATTAGCATCCTGTCATGTTTAATTTATAATGTATCACCTCTACTTTCTGCGTTTAAAAGTTAGAACTAGATTTTTATAGGTGTAGAgaatgagaaaaaaaatgattccATTAAAGATTATTGCTTTTGTGAGTATATAAACAAACTCAACATAACAGTATGCTTAGCCTTTTGGTATCATTGCAAATTTTCTATACAAGGTAACACAAAGTAATGAAATAGACGACATCTTGTTTGTTGTGCTAAAGGCAAATTTTCTTActgcactctctctctctattttaAATCCATTTTTATGTCACTATAGAATATAGATGCACTTGCTTTTTAATGTATTGCTGTCGCAATAACCCATGTGGTTGTTGATAATTTCCTTGCTTGTCCCCACATTATCTGCCTAGGGCATTCAGAAAATTAAAGCTCACATTTAATTCAATTACAGGTAGCTTCAGTGAGAAGTAATGGGCTATCTACACAAGCTGAACACACGCCTGAACAAGAAAGGTAAGGTGATGGTACCTGTTTGTTATTAATACACAGCACGAAATTAATACGATGTTCCTTTTGTAGTTCTCAAATCGTAAAATCCTCAGTTCAGCCTATGGTTCCACAGAGTGCCGATTGTGGAAACCAAAACATGACCCTGGAAGGTGATGGTACACCAGTGTCAAAGTTCACTTGTGTACAAGAGGTCAGGGAGCAAGATGCAACAGTTGAGGACTCCAGCAAAACATTGCCAATTACTATTGAAGGGCCAAACGTTATTGATATGCAAGGGGAGGGACATGGTATTGGGCAAACTACACTGCAGCAGCTGCCAAGACAAAACTTAAATGCCAGTTGGTTGAAACCAACCAATAAATCTGCTGCAGAAGATGTTCCTGAATCTCAAGGTTCAACAAAAAATATAGCAATTATTGTCTtggatgatgataatgatgagagAGGCAAAGAGATGGAAAATTCAGAGGCACTTGATCAGGATCTTCATCAAAATAAAAGAATTTCTTTAGGGATGATTGACCTGAACTGTGCTGAATTACGACAAGAGGGTTCTCTCCATTTGGGTGACTCATCAATTCAAAAGCTCACAGATCAGGTGATAATAAAATTAGATGTTTTATCACGTGTTCACTTGGCAGGTCAGCTTATGTCCAAATTCTCCATGCATTAAATGAATTGTTTTCTTGGTGCTGTAATTTTTTTATCTGAATAATATAGAGCCGTTTCCTTCATTTGAACAGAGGGGGTTAAGGTTTTCTTTTTTATTCAGTTTTATTTGCAAGCATGGAGTGGTGGTTCCACATGCTTCATTCAATTTTGTGCCCTTCGTATAACCACCAAGTTCTCTACAAGCTTGAaatcattttcttttgtcatacaaatacaatgtattATAACTGCAAAAATAAAATCTTGACATAAATGTTCTGAAACATTTTCTCACTGCTCGCAGGATCAAGTTGGTAGTGCTCGAAAACAGATGTCCCAACCTATTGAGAGGATGTTTTTCACAAAGGAGAAAGACACTATCCATGGTAAGCAGCAACAGCATGAAGAAAGCTCAACCATGCATACCTCATACTCAAATTTATTTGACCTGACTCCATGGAACGCTGGGAGTTTGAAGGGGCCAAGGAGCTTGCCTTCAGAATTGAAGTTCAGAATAATGGATAAGGCTCCTGAATTTAGTTTAGATCTAAGCCTGGATAGTTTCCAAGACAATAGAGTGCCTGCCCTGAGGAGCGATAAGTTGTTTCTTGGAGGCACCTCCAGCATATCTCATAAGCTGACAGAAAGGCTTGGCACATACTCCTACCGGAGGTACTCAGCTCCTTGGTCAGAAGAAGAGTTGGATTTTCTTTGGATTGGAGTTAGGAGGTATGGCGTCAATAATTGGAATGCAATGTTGAGGGATACACGGCTACGGTTTTCAAACTCAAGGATGGCTGAGGATCTTGCTAAGCAATGGTGCAAGGAGCAGAAGAAGCTGCTGACATCTGGTCTGGGTCCTGCACCACCCCGTCATATAGCGGAAGATTATCTTAGTAGAGCTTCGTGCTCAGATTGCTCAAAGTCTCCATTTCTTGGAGCCCAAACGGACCTTTCATTGGGCGATGTCTACCTTCTCAATGCTCGTGCTTCAGAAAGAGGTCAGCATCATTTGTCAAGTTTGTGCATGTTAAACCTTCATGGAACTGACGGTGGCCCACGAAATCTGTCCCTGGGGGCTTCTTCGTCGTATGGAAGAAGTGGCAGCAGGCGCAGGAGGGCATCCAAGCTCCAAAAGTCGTACCACGATAGCAAGTCACCTTGGTTCCAACAACCATCAGAGAGGGCGCCCCAGCTCTTTCCCGCGAACCAACAACCGATCAACAGCCTTCCGCAGTGGCTGATCAAGGAAGCGGAGACCGGCACAAGTCGAATCGACCGGGAGATGTGGCCGAGCTTGGCACCAGCACCAGGGCATTCTGCTGCTGAGGCACCGAGGGATAGCCTGAGAGTTAATCTCTTTTCTGACGACCTGAAGGCCCATGCCCTCCCTGATGCTTCCCTGAAGCGCGCGATGCGGAGGAACGCGGATTGGCGTTCGTTCAGCAAGAGGCTATTCCAGACCGGCGACGCCTTGGATCTGACCCGTAGGACTGCAGCTGCAGCCATCGCAGGAGGCAACGGTGCCACCCCGAGCGACACCGGCGGCGCTTCATCGGAAGAGACGGTGTCAGACAGCTGAGGCCCCATGCTTAACATGGGGCCGTTGTTATACCTGTACGTCGTCATGTTGAAGTGGCGTTTAGtatattttgatgatgaagctggTGAACAGTAGCGACGAAGTGTTTAATCTGCATTGTCATGCCAGTGAATAATCTGATTGCATCTTGTAAagtagcagcagccagcaggggaGTATATCTTACCACAGTAGGTGTTAGCTCTCTTCATCCTCCATAGAGAGGAGATGTTCTATTGATTTTATCCTGTAATATCTCGAATCGTGTAAGCAGAAGAAACATTATTACCTTAATTTAATCTTATTTTTCTGATTGCCGCGACGGTTGGCTGTCGAGATTAACAATACGGCCCAATCCTGTTTCTACAGTCGATCGGACCCGAGTCAACTCACGGTTGACCGGCAACGCGGTGGGCCCCGCCCACGTGACTCTCCCATCCTCTTCCTTCTCTCCTCTTTTTGCTCCATATCTGACTGCCGAGCAATTTCCGACGAGCGGAGCGGCGGGCCGGAGGCATGGTGCAGCAGCCCGGCGGCAGGGAGGTGCGGCGTGGCAGCCCGGCGGCGGGCTCTCTCGGAGCGAGCTCCGCGCGCTGCGGCGGCTCGCACCAggctctcgccggcggcggcagggtgaGCTTTCACCTccgacggcggcgacgtcgagctCCCCGGTAGCCCCGAGGATAGTGgcattgtttttattttttcttttattttttgatgcaaaaaatttttacaaaatttttcCCTCAATTTTTTCAGTTTTGAATGCAAAAGTTttttctccaattttttttagtttctCTTAAAACTTTCTCTTCTAAACTTTTTCTCATtaattttttcccttttttctctctaaaatatttttttgaaaagtttttctaaaatattttttatcacaaaacaacaaaaaaattagTAAAAGTGGTAAAAAAATTGTCGAAAAATCGACCGTAGGGAGGCCTCTCTACTATCGCCCGTAAATTAGAATCACCCGCAATACGGTAGGGTAGGCatggttttgaaaaaaaaaggaaatgcaATTGTACAACTGAGAAAGGAGTAACGAACTTGCAGCTTGTTTAACTTTCAAAAAAGAATTTGCAGCCTGCGCCACCTTACATGTGTCCTTAAGAAAGGTGGTAGCATTTGATCTGATGTCTGTGTGGTGGACCGCCCGCGGCAAGTGCATCActctccctcctcttcctcttaaCCAGATGATTGTGGATTGTACACCAGAGCGACGTTGATCTGGTTCCTCTTCCTTTCTCCTCCTCCCTTAGTTGCAGCCTGCACTTACATTTGCACTTACATTGTACACCGGATGCTCCTCCAGGTGCGAAGATGGAGAAGTCCTTAGGCGTGCCAAACCTGCCGCCCAAAAAGAAGCGCAGCAGCAGCCAAC
This window of the Panicum virgatum strain AP13 chromosome 1K, P.virgatum_v5, whole genome shotgun sequence genome carries:
- the LOC120646472 gene encoding uncharacterized protein LOC120646472 isoform X1, giving the protein MITYKRKRITSQDHTADDTVCDSSPAASSNVVASNLPPKFEAHAENTIANEDNFVTPVKQQRLSMQKSIKEECEPDRGKNELQVSSPQKEQPEIYSAMITAAAQSELLQCSEDTNNQIPVSSSVSDLMYADGTVGHTKDSNTSAIVETNSHKLPESTMRSRQCKNRFSPLLTFRRRAKKKINLDEPTEEICSPDNKKQCSTLTCSQPSSSTNGTPLLKYTAGDPLDTEDKVASVRSNGLSTQAEHTPEQESSQIVKSSVQPMVPQSADCGNQNMTLEGDGTPVSKFTCVQEVREQDATVEDSSKTLPITIEGPNVIDMQGEGHGIGQTTLQQLPRQNLNASWLKPTNKSAAEDVPESQGSTKNIAIIVLDDDNDERGKEMENSEALDQDLHQNKRISLGMIDLNCAELRQEGSLHLGDSSIQKLTDQDQVGSARKQMSQPIERMFFTKEKDTIHGKQQQHEESSTMHTSYSNLFDLTPWNAGSLKGPRSLPSELKFRIMDKAPEFSLDLSLDSFQDNRVPALRSDKLFLGGTSSISHKLTERLGTYSYRRYSAPWSEEELDFLWIGVRRYGVNNWNAMLRDTRLRFSNSRMAEDLAKQWCKEQKKLLTSGLGPAPPRHIAEDYLSRASCSDCSKSPFLGAQTDLSLGDVYLLNARASERGQHHLSSLCMLNLHGTDGGPRNLSLGASSSYGRSGSRRRRASKLQKSYHDSKSPWFQQPSERAPQLFPANQQPINSLPQWLIKEAETGTSRIDREMWPSLAPAPGHSAAEAPRDSLRVNLFSDDLKAHALPDASLKRAMRRNADWRSFSKRLFQTGDALDLTRRTAAAAIAGGNGATPSDTGGASSEETVSDS
- the LOC120646472 gene encoding uncharacterized protein LOC120646472 isoform X2: MITYKRKRITSQDHTADDTVCDSSPAASSNVVASNLPPKFEAHAENTIANEDNFVTPVKQQRLSMQKSIKEECEPDRGKNELQVSSPQKEQPEIYSAMITAAAQSELLQCSEDTNNQIPVSSSVSDLMYADGTVGHTKDSNTSAIVETNSHKLPESTMRSRQCKNRFSPLLTFRRRAKKKINLDEPTEEICSPDNKKQCSTLTCSQPSSSTNGTPLLKYTAGDPLDTEDKVASVRSNGLSTQAEHTPEQESSQIVKSSVQPMVPQSADCGNQNMTLEGDGTPVSKFTCVQEVREQDATVEDSSKTLPITIEGPNVIDMQGEGHGIGQTTLQQLPRQNLNASWLKPTNKSAAEDVPESQGSTKNIAIIVLDDDNDERGKEMENSEALDQDLHQNKRISLGMIDLNCAELRQEGSLHLGDSSIQKLTDQDQVGSARKQMSQPIERMFFTKEKDTIHGKQQQHEESSTMHTSYSNLFDLTPWNAGSLKGPRSLPSELKFRIMDKAPEFSLDLSLDSFQDNRVPALRSDKLFLGGTSSISHKLTERLGTYSYRRYSAPWSEEELDFLWIGVRRYGVNNWNAMLRDTRLRFSNSRMAEDLAKQWCKEQKKLLTSGLGPAPPRHIAEDYLSRASCSDCSKSPFLGAQTDLSLGDVYLLNARASEREVAAGAGGHPSSKSRTTIASHLGSNNHQRGRPSSFPRTNNRSTAFRSG